One genomic segment of Mytilus trossulus isolate FHL-02 chromosome 4, PNRI_Mtr1.1.1.hap1, whole genome shotgun sequence includes these proteins:
- the LOC134714426 gene encoding uncharacterized protein LOC134714426, translating into MDTPPQISCGICDAQHITKSADFWCPECDDGLCTECKGHHSFSKASRLHGIISIEDYRKLSTDISSIVHHCVEHEKKLQMYCPHHDQLCCLLCISTSHKECTGMLPIDEMAKTSKSSGLLESLQKSLEDIISNIDKVVKDRQSNLTKIKEQRQNILAGIRNIRKRINSHFDKIEQEIEKELNTSECDLKTKIEDLLNGLKEKRERIVVLQSNISDLKNHASNLQIFIGSKQLEEKIESEETYVQSLSEDERLKKISLKYTRNERIENIFKSICSFGSISIESSSPAIEIKFEKIKQAQITSASIIPKSVDNVRATLLRKIQIPEGKIYECNITGCAVFPNGKLIFADCDKYKRLVIFNTDGSFDYEETISGSQPFDVACIDDTTVAFTVWNSSKIYIFDIKTKRIKTTIETKYNCYGIAYQDGKIYYANTEHLGVAQLEDSCMKSIVNYGIRYSFMRYVSLFGESIYLTEYNANSVCCYSDKGNKIWEYKDKTILKSPRGVAVDRNGIVYVASYERNCIVVISPDGKKAVDFLCSVDGIENTSKLFYDNERDLLLIGGYDGKCSLYQINSHRYFADSPKYKALLQLSHKLNMIKKM; encoded by the exons ATGGACACTCCACCTCAAATATCTTGTGGGATATGTGACGCCCAGCATATCACGAAAAGTGCAGATTTCTGGTGCCCGGAGTGTGACGATGGTCTTTGTACTGAGTGTAAGGGCCATCACAGTTTTTCCAAAGCAAGTCGACTTCATGGCATTATTTCGATAGAGGATTACAGAAAACTGTCAACTGATATTTCAAGCATAGTCCACCACTGCGTTGAACATGAGAAAAAGCTTCAAATGTATTGTCCCCATCACGATCAACTTTGCTGTCTTTTATGCATATCAACCAGTCACAAAGAATGTACTGGGATGTTACCTATTGATGAAATGGCGAAAACTTCTAAATCTAGTGGTTTGTTAGAAAGTTTGCAGAAATCATTAGAAGATATAATCAGCAACATTGACAAGGTAGTAAAAGATAGGCAATCTAATCTGACCAAAATTAAAGAACAACGACAAAACATTCTCGCTGGCATTCGAAACATACGCAAAAGAATCAACtctcattttgataaaatagaaCAAGAGATCGAAAAAGAACTGAACACATCCGAGTGCGATTTGAAAACGAAAATTGAGGATCTGCTGAATGGACTTAAGGAGAAAAGAGAACGAATTGTAGTGTTACAAAGTAACATTTCAGATCTTAAGAATCACGCATCCAACTTACAAATCTTCATAGGAAGTAAACAGCTAGAGGAGAAAATCGAATCTGAAGAGACATACGTTCAGTCATTATCGGAAGATGAACGTTTGAAAAAGATTTCCTTGAAATATACTCGTAATGAACGGATTGAGAATATATTCAAAAGCATCTGTTCATTTGGATCAATATCGATAGAATCTAGTTCACCAGCTATTGAGatcaaatttgaaaagattAAGCAAGCTCAGATAACGTCTGCTAGCATTATTCCGAAATCAGTTGACAATGTCCGTGCAACATTATTGCGAAAAATTCAAATTCCAGAAGGGAAAATTTATGAGTGTAATATAACTGGTTGTGCTGTTTTTCCAAACGGAAAATTGATTTTTGCAGACTGTGATAAATACAAACGATTGGTGATTTTTAATACTGATGGTTCTTTTGATTATGAAGAAACAATTTCAGGATCACAACCATTTGATGTAGCTTGTATTGATGACACAACAGTTGCCTTCACAGTATGGAATTCATCCAAAATTTACATCTTTgacattaaaacaaaacgtatcaaaactacgattgaaacaaaatataattgctATGGTATTGCATACCAGGACGGGAAAATATATTATGCAAATACAGAGCATCTCGGAGTCGCACAACTTGAAGACAGTTGTATGAAGTCCATTGTTAACTATGGTATTAGATATTCCTTTATGCGTTATGTGTCGCTTTTTGGCGAGTCTATATACTTAACAGAGTATAATGCCAATTCAGTATGTTGCTACAGTGATAAAGGCAACAAAATATGggaatataaagataaaacaatTCTTAAAAGTCCCCGAGGTGTTGCTGTTGACAGAAATGGCATCGTGTATGTAGCATCCTATGAGCGCAATTGCATTGTTGTAATCTCTCCTGATGGGAAGAAAGCAGTAGATTTTCTATGTTCTGTAGATGGTATTGAAAATACATCTAAACTTTTCTATGACAATGAGAGAGACTTGTTGCTGATTGGGGGATATGATGGGAAATGTTCTTTATATCAGATTA aCAGTCATAGATACTTTGCTGATAGTCCTAAATACAAGGCTTTACTACAgctatcacataaacttaacatgataaaaaaaatg